The window TGTAAGATGAGATCAAAGCATTTCAATCTTGTGCTATAACGAAATGAATTAATAACTCTTTGCCTTTGGAAGTGTGAATACTCCTTACACTCACTTAACTCATGAACACAAATTACAAAAAATCAAGTCTTCATTTATTGCTAAGTAGTCATTTTCCCCTATATAAGAAGCAATCAGATGGTTATAATATTTCACACTACACATTTCTCCTCTTTTCTTACATTTCTTTTAATAGTTCTCCAAATGGCTATTCTTCTGCTTGTTGCACTGCTGCCAAATCTTCTAATATTAGGTAATATGTTAATTTAATTCTTTTTGAGATAGCACCTTGGATGCATAATTCCATTTAATTTTTCGGAAGTCAGTTTTATGcatatattttcttattccacATTCTATTCCGTATAAAAATAATACTTAAATTTTTCGCATAACTTAAGTGTGGTTTGATACCACCAATCAAATGTTGCATTAAATAACGCTGGAATTATATTCCTATGCGACCAACGTAATGTTGTATAATTTTAGGTTGGAATTAGTTATACCATACATTACCAAGTcgtctcacacacacacacacacacacacacacatatatatatatatatatatatatatcgaatgtATATAACAACATGTACCAAATAATACTCAGATAATTTCTAGAGACGATagagtgtatgcagaccttactcaTGCCTTTAAaaaggcagagaggctgttttcgataaACCCTCGGCAATATATGTATTCGAATGTATATTAACTTTTTTTATTTATCTGTTATTTTAATTATGCAGGAGTGCAGTCAATTGGAGTATGCTATGGGAGAAATGGCAACAATTTACCATCTCCTCAAGATGTCATAAATCTTTATAAAGATAATGGCATAACAAACTTGAGAATTTATGATCCAAATCCTGAAGTACTCAATGCTCTTAGGGGAAGTAGCATTGAAATAATTCTTGACATTCCCAATTACAACTTGCAAGCCTTAGCAGATCCAAATGCAGCTACAAATTGGGTACATACCAATATTATTAACTATTTTCCAAGTGTTAAAATCAAATATATAGCTGTTGGAAATGAAGTTTCTCCAGGATTTCCTCAAACAGCTCAATTTGCACCCTTTATTCTCCCCGCGATCCAAAATGTACAACGAGCATTAGCAACGTACGGGGTACAAAACCAAATCAAGGTCTCAACGGTCATGTACTCAGGCGTTTTATCAAACACCTACCCTCCTTGGAACGCGATTTTTCGCGATGATCTGAGAGATTTCATCGTCCCGATAGTACAGTTCCTGACACATAATGGCTCTCCCTTGTTGGCCAATATTTACCCTTACTTCGCGTACCGTGGTGACCCGGCCCATGTTGCACTCCCTTATGCACTATTTACCCAACCGGGAGCGGATCCCGGGTCGGGTTATCATAACTTGTTTGATGCTATGTTGGATGCACAGTATTATGCACTTGAGAAAGTTGGTGGAAATAACATAGAAATTGTTGTTGCTGAAAGTGGATGGCCATCTGATGGTGGATTTGGAGCAAGTATGGAAAATGCTGGAACTTATTATATAAATTTGAATAATCATGTGAAATCAGGAGGAGGAACTCCACACAAGCctggaaaaattatagaaacttaTTTGTTTGCTATGTTTGATGAAAATTTGAAGGAAGGAGATGAGACTGAGAAACATTATGGAGTGTTTTATCCTAATAAAGCTAAGAAGTATAATATTAACTTCCAATAgggaagttttaaaaaaaaatcatgtaTTAGTATAGGATAGAAAGACAAATTAAAGACTCAATTCATGACTGGCTTGATCTAGTCAAAATATTGTTCTTGCTAATTATATGGTTGCAagctttctctctctctctctctctctctctctctctctctctctctctctctctctctctctctctctctctctctctctctctctctctctctctctctctatatatatatatatatatatatatatatatatatctctataacaacctcgtttgttccgaatatttttgaatgttatagcgaagtgctgttatagagaacatatattataacataacataaaaattagttccggaaaagtatggcttttatagtgaagtgttgttatataaggatgctgttatagagaggtctgactgtataTATTGTTACACATAAATATCGTAGACAAATCACATAGTTATACGGGAGAGATGTTGGATACAAAAGAAACAAACCTTAGATTCTTGTAACGCGAACAATATCATTAGTGGAATGAGTTGTTATACTTGCCAATGGAGTTTTGAAATTTATATTAAAAtcaaaattgagaatttgaaaatTATAGCTCTAGAAAATTGTGCAGCTCTTTTCATTTCGAGTACTGGATATGATCTATCGTTATTGGCATAATAAGTTGAGATTCTTCAGTGTTAAACTTTGCATATTTAGCTTTCGCAACTTCATTAATTTCTAATTACAGTTACCTTCTTTTATAGTTTAAGGATTCTTTCTTAATAAGAAGCACTTGATAGAAGGTGGTTTAAGATACCTTTAAACTTTATAACTAGTTATTAATTTCAAAAGaattaaatatttttgtaatttcaacTATGTTTAAATAGTCTAAGTTGAATTTTATAATATCTTTTATAAAATAGCTATCACTCAGAATCCCACTTcccttaaaaaaagaaaaaaaggtcgATACACCTCGAAAGTATTAACccacttttttcccttttttttcatgtatttttgtAATTTATTTTGTTACTTATTCCAGATCAGATTTTGTTTCCTAATGTTATTTGGAGTTGGATTGCATGCAATTTGTCATTATAGGGTTTCTTAAACGGAAAATTTTCTTAAATGAAACTTTCCCAGTTATACTATGAAAAGAACAAAATAATTGTTCACACTATATAAATTTTTATCTATATATAGACCTCTTCTTAAGCCCTTTGTTATTCAATTCCCATCAGAAAATTTCTTGATTTGTTGTCTATTCAACAAAATTAAACAACTTTCTCTCTTTGTTTcaccaaaaaaaggaaaaaaaaaatcatgggGTTCAAATCAAGAAATCATGGCCAGACTATTTACTATGGAAGAAAGACTACTAgacgtaagttttttttttttccttctgtaTGTTAAATTGtttgtttttatgtttttttttttttctgtttttgggATTTCATTTGATATATAATTGTTATAAGTCATtgaaaaaattgattaaaaaaaaaagataaagcaCAAAAGAAGTAGAAGTAGAGACACTCTCACAGATATATCAGAAAAAGTAATTTTTTGGCCTAAATTTGGTTATATATTCGATTGTTGATCAGTATCATAAAGAAATTAAGCTCtagaaatttattttatctttttaaaagCTATTTTATCGTCATTTAAGCGAAAGCTTTCGTTTTTTCCCTCTCTGCTCATGTTATCTTCGATTTTTTTTATCCAATGAAGGTTTTTAAGCGGTTTCCTTTTTTTAGGGCTGAGGTATAGAGAATCATCAATAGTTTCCGTCTGAATTTCTCAACAAGTTGATGCTAAGAAATTTCTAATTTTACTTATATTTGTTCTTACATTAAAGATTTTCCCCCTTATATAAGGTTAATTGCCTTAGACATTTTACACTCTAACTATAAAAGCTTTAATTTCAAAGGTTAAAAActagaagaaaaataaaagggcGAACACCACGAGATTATTGATTGCAAATGTGTAACtgtgtttttttttttagttGAATAAATGAGGAGCAAAATTAGGATCGGAGAAACAAAAATTAATGAAggaattaattaacaaaaaaacaaaaggcAACCCTCTTATCATGAAtctctttatttatgattatttatAGAACATTGGCTGATATTTCTTGTAATCGATTTATTTAGATTCAATATTTATTCAGTCTTGTTTTATTTTCCGGTTTCTATTCACATTTATTACGGACGTTTACATGTTCTTTATCGTTTACGTGATGTGATAGCATAAAAATTTGCGTGTAAAAATTTAATCTAATTTTTTATTTCAGTGTCGCTTTATTTTCCAATGACTAATCACATTTATTACAGACGTTTACATATTCTTTATCGTTTACGTGATCTGATAGTATAAAAATTCGCGTGTAGAAATTTAACCTAATTTTTTTCTCAATTAGGGATTTGGGTGCCGGCAGTTCCTGCATGGGAGAAGGAATTTTGTTTAAAGAATGGTGAATTCACATGGGAAAATTTCTTGGAATGCAAGAGATATACATatcattttgaaaaaatattggaaTGGAATGATTCAGCTGCTGAAGAAGCatttaattatgcaaaaaatAGATTTAATGCTGAGTTTCATAACTTGAAATTTGTTGATACTAATTTTGAGCCAAACCCTAATCTCTACATTGATGAAATTGATTGGAATAATTCAGAAATTGATCCTCAGCTTTTATTGGAATTGGAATTGGCATTGAAAGCtgcagatgaagaagatgatggaATTAATATTCCTAAGCATTTGAGGAGAACTTATGAAATGCCAATTGAGAAAATTGTACCAACAGGTTGGGATGTTGTTGATTTTGTTGAATGTAATATTTTGACTGGTCTTATTGTGGGTGATCATAGCAGTTGTGGTGAAGGTGCTGAAGTCTCACGACGTCCATGTCGGAGGACGGGCTGATCAGTAGAACGATCAAGAAGAAGACGGGCATGTTTTTAGACAGATAAATTTTTATAGTATGCGTGTTTTAATTTATAGTAAAGACGGGTGATCGTAGTAGTTGTGATGAAGGTAGTGAAGTCTCACGATGCTCATGATAAAGGACGGGCTAAATAGAAGAGGTGAAAAAGAAGACATGTGAAGTAGATTTAAAGGATAATAAGTGCCATAGGCTAATTTggttgaaccaaaaattagatttttatgataatgtatttttaatttctttgttACCTTAATTAAAAAAGCAGCAGGAGCAAAAAAGAGGATTTTCTCATTTTGTTAGAATGTTAAATTATCTTCTATCAAGTTCATAAAAgttactcttttttttcaaattatgttTGTTCTCCCTTGTGCTTAAATATTCATAGTAGTTATCACTTATCTTttaaacttcagaaaatggttaatttatttcgtctttcaagtttttattttattttttatgatgcGTTTCTAATTTCCCAACTTTTATTAACAAGCTAGGCAATTTATTCTAATTTCTTTTTGAAGATGAGAATAACTTGTTTAGCACTTATAACTTTTGGCACCATGTTGTAATTAACCAACCATGGTTTTAATTAACTACTTTAGAGGGAAatgttattatttaaaaaaaactagagtaaaacaaaaaacaaatgtTATCAACTAAttaaataggaagaagaaaaatgtATTTACCTAAAATTACGATACAAGTTTATAGCTTCAAGCTGGATAATTATGTTTGTATATGAATacatttaaaataacaaattaatGTATATAAACACATTCTTGTGCATAAATTATACAATTTTAACTTCTATATACACAGATAGTGTAAAAAAATCTCTACACTATCAGATCACTTAAAAATAACGATAATCAGTAACCATTCACAAACGTACGATTAATAACTTAGAGAATAATGCAGGTTATATATATGTTACAATAGGTTGAAATACATATATAATGTAAAAAAATTACAAGTGCATATATAAGATAATTAATCTTCCTAAATAATACTAACAAAGAGTGTTCACTTTCcaaacttttcttcttcttttttcacctTTTACAAACTTCTCTTCAAACTGAGATTTTCTGTACTTTCctttacaaaaatatatgtttgagagtaattttttttcctttttgtagcATGATAGTTTCTCCGAATTATGTCAGGAATTTGATTAACTGAATCCTAGTAGTATGTCTGAAATGGAAAAGAAACTATAGTCATTCCTATTTGATTAGTAGAATAAAGTAAACAGATTCAATttcaaactgaaaaattaaaaatctactcaaaagaaataattttggtatgctCTTTATTACAACCCTTGACCAGTAGAAAATAATtcacttatttgtggaaaataatcttttcctaaaatatattttttcgtaGCCATATCATGGGTCGCTAAAGGTTTaaaataatccccaaataatAACATTTTATGACAAACCTTTCGTCAAAAATAAAATTCTTAGTCATTTATGATCTTCATCTATTATCTATTACCATTATATTGATAGATCAAAAtgttcatataaaattgaacttTTTGGCCCTTAAATGCATCTTTTGACATTAATGTACAATTTCTTTTTATGATAATTGATTATCAAATCTTGCAAGTGAGAGAAAAACATTTAATATTTGACAATAACGGAGTATAAAAAATGTATTTTAACAACTACTATCTATTAACATGCATTTAAATCAATCTAAACTTCTAATCCATGCAATTAATATTATAAACTAGTAAATTTACCCGTGTTTCGCGCGGtcatgaaatatatttttcaagtttactaaataattaaatatatacaaaaaataataaaatatgatattacaAATTtctcaatattaaaaaaatagcAGAAACATCAACATAATGTGAGATAACTCgggtataattaaaaaaaattaatgtgAAAAATATCTCAGATTTAAGTAATGTAGATAGAACTTTCAATTAGTAGTTAGTTACATATTTTGTAATTTCCAATTTTTCTTAtaagaggaagaaaagaaaaataggtaaaaagaagaagagaaagaggaaacaatttttttaaaaggaaaaaagcaGAAGAAGATGCAAATCTAAAAATTTCAACAGGTTAGGTAAAAGGGATAGATATGTTACCGCCTTATTGCAGATCATTTCTACAGGAAATTTCTTCTTTGCACATTTTATAACACAATAAATTAAGTTTCTCCATCATGCTTAAAATAAGTGATAATAGAAGGAAACCTTTAGTACCAAATCTACGGTGACTCATTCACAGAATATTTCTATTTGTGGTACTTTTTTCTTATTAGTATGAACCTTTATCACTAAAACGAAACCCTGAATTATATACTAGAGGTAGAATTTTTCAGATATATTATTCTGTCATCTTAATTAAAATTTACATAATTAGCTAGCCTCCCCTGAAAGAGGTAACTTCTGTAATGAAGTTCAAGTATTAATCTTTCTCACTGCAAATACATAACTTACGCTGCATGCTTACTCTTATGGATCATATTGGCTAGGTTGTTCATATCGAAGGGAATCTAGTTTTTATCTTAGTCGA is drawn from Nicotiana tabacum cultivar K326 chromosome 9, ASM71507v2, whole genome shotgun sequence and contains these coding sequences:
- the LOC107793835 gene encoding glucan endo-1,3-beta-glucosidase, acidic-like, which produces MAILLLVALLPNLLILGVQSIGVCYGRNGNNLPSPQDVINLYKDNGITNLRIYDPNPEVLNALRGSSIEIILDIPNYNLQALADPNAATNWVHTNIINYFPSVKIKYIAVGNEVSPGFPQTAQFAPFILPAIQNVQRALATYGVQNQIKVSTVMYSGVLSNTYPPWNAIFRDDLRDFIVPIVQFLTHNGSPLLANIYPYFAYRGDPAHVALPYALFTQPGADPGSGYHNLFDAMLDAQYYALEKVGGNNIEIVVAESGWPSDGGFGASMENAGTYYINLNNHVKSGGGTPHKPGKIIETYLFAMFDENLKEGDETEKHYGVFYPNKAKKYNINFQ
- the LOC142164115 gene encoding uncharacterized protein LOC142164115; protein product: MGFKSRNHGQTIYYGRKTTRRIWVPAVPAWEKEFCLKNGEFTWENFLECKRYTYHFEKILEWNDSAAEEAFNYAKNRFNAEFHNLKFVDTNFEPNPNLYIDEIDWNNSEIDPQLLLELELALKAADEEDDGINIPKHLRRTYEMPIEKIVPTGWDVVDFVECNILTGLIVGDHSSCGEGAEVSRRPCRRTG